GCATCGACGGTCTGGGCGTTGGGCTGCACGATGTCGAGCAGCCGCTTGTAAGTGCGCACCTCGAACTGCTCGCGCGACTTCTTGTCGATGTGCGGGCCGCGGTTCACGGTGAACTTCTCGATGCGCGTCGGCAGTGGAATGGGTCCCCGGATCAACGCACCCGTACGACGGGCGGTATCCGCAATCTCGCCAGTCGCCTGGTCGAGCACGCGGTGATCGAACGCCTTGAGGCGAATGCGGATATTCTGAGCTTCCATGTCCACTTACCGATGCGAAAGAGCCAAGGAGCTCGCGCTCCCCAAAAAAGAAAGGCCCGCCCCGCTTGCCCGGTTTCCCGGAACGGGCGGCCTCCCCGAAATTCTATTGTCGAACACCCGCCGGTCCGGCGAATCTCCGTCTGTGGGCGCGCCTATACGGAGGAGCCGGGTCGCTGGCAACCCCGAAATCGGCGATTTTTGGCCGCGCCGCGAAAGTTTCCGATGAAACCGGCACGACGCCTTCGCGAAGAAAAAGGAAAGGGCCCGCCTCTCGCCAGGAGAGACGGGCCCGAATTCCGTTAGCTGTCGCTAGCGAAGATTACTTGGTGATCTTCGAAACGACGCCCGAGCCGACGGTGCGACCGCCTTCGCGGATCGCGAAGCGCAGGCCTTCGTCCATCGCGATCGG
Above is a window of Tsuneonella mangrovi DNA encoding:
- the rpsJ gene encoding 30S ribosomal protein S10, giving the protein MEAQNIRIRLKAFDHRVLDQATGEIADTARRTGALIRGPIPLPTRIEKFTVNRGPHIDKKSREQFEVRTYKRLLDIVQPNAQTVDALMKLDLAAGVNVEIKLA